A genomic window from Salvia miltiorrhiza cultivar Shanhuang (shh) chromosome 5, IMPLAD_Smil_shh, whole genome shotgun sequence includes:
- the LOC131026628 gene encoding putative disease resistance RPP13-like protein 2 produces MAAYGAATSLKNTIQRILQSSRISLVSHSPQIVFSAHGAATFLKNAMFFCILLASPSPQIVFSDDLGVAAYGAATSLKNTIHRILQSFRISLFSHSPQILQPAYDQMDRLQKVLLKLDETSCSKIRTRVNAADEGIKEAVWEFEDLLESHVLHQILPQLESRSDGERDNSSFSVDLQSLQHHVDCFVEKMKMMEEEYTNEMENMAEEEGEPISSRIDFGGINSKMVGLSHEFQRARDYLLQENNDYSLIGMAGVGKTTLAKHIFEDPSIQSHFEFRAWVRVGRKCENNELLRCVLAQVDPNAYRMLAQGDDDDDDEELVGLLKEKLQGKKCLIVLDDIWEVEAAIRLTTCLLENYTVGRTRFLLTSRITILVPEGGYERVRLLNEEESKELLGEKVFGEEGFPRQLEELGEKIAWKCEGLPLMIVTVAELLSKADKTPEYWTEVLFKQHSSVFVDAYNQISKANERTEGVRRRHVIA; encoded by the exons ATGGCGGCTTATGGTGCGGCGACTTCTCTCAAGAATACGATTCAGCGTATTCTACAATCTTCTCGCATTTCTCTCGTTTCTCACTCTCCACAAATCGTATTCTCAGCTCATGGTGCAGCGACTTTTCTCAAGAATGCGATGTTTTTTTGCATTTTGCTCGCTTCCCCCTCTCCACAAATCGTATTCTCAGATGATTTGGGTGTGGCGGCTTATGGTGCAGCGACTTCTCTCAAGAATACGATTCACCGTATTCTACAATCGTTTCGCATTTCACTCTTTTCCCACTCTCCACAAATTTTACAACCTGCCTACGACCAGATGGATCGCTTGCAGAAAGTTCTGCTCAAATTGGATGAGACCAGCTGCAGCAAGATCAGGACGAGGGTGAATGCTGCAGATGAAGGAATCAAAGAGGCAGTTTGGGAATTCGAAGATTTACTCGAATCCCATGTCTTACATCAGATTCTTCCACAACTCGAAAGCAGATCGGATGGTGAGAGAGACAACTCATCGTTCTCTGTAGATCTGCAGAGTCTGCAACACCATGTTGATTGCTTCGTcgagaagatgaagatgatggaGGAGGAGTACACTAATGAAATGGAGAATatggctgaagaagaaggcgagcCTATTTCCTCAAGAATTGATTTTGGTGGAATCAACTCAAAGATGGTTGGATTATCTCATGAATTTCAAAGAGCCAGAGATTATCTTCTTCAAGAAAATAACGACTATTCGCTTATTGGGATGGCGGGTGTAGGAAAGACAACTCTTGCTAAGCATATTTTTGAAGATCCATCAATTCAGAGCCattttgagtttcgagcatgGGTGAGAGTGGGCAGAAAATGCGAAAACAATGAACTATTACGCTGCGTTCTAGCTCAAGTGGATCCCAACGCTTACCGAATGCTTGCCCAaggagatgatgatgatgatgatgaggaatTAGTTGGTctattgaaagaaaaattgcAGGGTAAGAAATGTCTCATCGTGTTGGATGATATTTGGGAGGTAGAAGCAGCAATTCGCTTGACAACATGCTTGCTAGAAAATTATACTGTTGGAAGGACTCGATTTTTACTTACAAGTAGAATAACAATTTTAGTCCCGGAGGGTGGGTACGAAAGAGTGCGCTTGTTGAATGAAGAAGAAAGTAAGGAATTACTTGGTGAGAAAGTGTTTGGTGAAGAGGGTTTCCCTCGTCAACTTGAGGAACTGGGAGAGAAGATTGCGTGGAAATGTGAAGGTCTTCCTCTTATGATAGTCACAGTTGCTGAGCTCCTATCAAAAGCCGACAAAACCCCAGAATACTGGACTGAGGTTCTCTTCAAGCAACATAGTTCAGTCTTCGTGGATGCATATAATCAAATTTCAAAG GCAAATGAGAGAACCGAAGGGGTCAGACGACGCCACGTTATCGCATAA
- the LOC131026631 gene encoding disease resistance protein RPP13-like, translating to MAAYGAAVSLKNTIQRILQSSRISLVSPSPQIVPSADYGAATFLKNTIQCILQLFCILPAPPSPHILQPAYDEMERLQKVLLKLDETSCSKIRTKVNAADELIKEAVWEFEDLLESHVLHQILPQLESRSGGERDKLSFSVDLQSLQHHVDCFVEMVKMMEEEYIIEMENMPEEEGEPVSSRIDSGGMIKSKMVGLSDEFQKARDYLLEENNNNNYSIIGMAGIGKTTLAKHIFEDPSIRSHFEFRAWVRVGRKCESNELLRCVLAQVDPKAYEMLIQGDDDEEELVGRLKEKLKGKKCLMVLDDVWEVEAINRIEELVEENIGGRLRVLLTSRRKIESNTDAGQKVLRLLNAQESKDLLGEKVFGEEGFPIQLEELGEMIAWKCEGLPLMIVTVAELLSKVDKTPKYWTEILIKQRSPVFVDAYNQISEVLFPSYDYLPQFLKMISLCGSFPSI from the coding sequence ATGGCGGCTTATGGTGCAGCGGTTTCTCTGAAGAATACGATTCAGCGTATTCTACAATCGTCTCGCATTTCTCTCGTTTCACCCTCTCCACAAATAGTACCCTCAGCTGATTATGGTGCAGCGACTTTTCTCAAGAATACGATTCAGTGTATTCTACAGTTGTTTTGCATTTTGCCCGCTCCCCCCTCTCCACATATCTTACAACCTGCCTACGACGAGATGGAGCGCTTGCAGAAAGTTCTGCTCAAATTGGACGAGACCAGCTGCAGCAAGATCAGGACGAAGGTGAATGCTGCGGATGAACTTATAAAAGAGGCAGTTTGGGAATTTGAAGATTTACTTGAATCCCATGTCTTACATCAGATTCTTCCACAACTCGAAAGCAGATCGGGTGGTGAGAGAGACAAATTATCCTTCTCTGTAGATCTGCAGAGTCTGCAACACCATGTTGATTGCTTTGTCGAGATGGTGAAGATGATGGAGGAAGAGTACATCATTGAAATGGAGAATATGCCTGAAGAAGAGGGCGAGCCTGTTTCCTCAAGAATTGATTCTGGTGGAATGATCAAGTCTAAGATGGTTGGATTATCTGATGAATTTCAAAAGGCCAGAGATTATCTTCTTGaagaaaataacaataacaactaTTCAATTATTGGGATGGCGGGTATTGGAAAGACAACTCTTGCTAAGCATATTTTTGAAGATCCATCAATTCGGAGCCattttgagtttcgagcatgGGTCAGAGTGGGCAGAAAATGCGAATCCAATGAACTATTACGATGCGTTCTAGCTCAAGTCGATCCCAAAGCTTACGAAATGCTTATCCAAGGAGATGATGATGAGGAGGAATTAGTTGGGCGcttgaaagaaaaattgaagggtAAGAAATGTCTGATGgtgttggatgatgtttgggagGTAGAAGCAATAAATCGCATAGAAGAATTGGTGGAAGAGAATATTGGTGGAAGGCTTCGAGTCTTACTTACAAGTAGAAGAAAAATAGAATCCAATACGGATGCAGGCCAAAAAGTACTGCGCTTGTTGAATGCACAAGAAAGCAAGGACTTACTTGGTGAGAAAGTGTTTGGTGAAGAGGGTTTCCCTATTCAACTTGAGGAACTAGGTGAGATGATTGCTTGGAAATGTGAAGGTCTTCCTCTTATGATAGTCACGGTTGCAGAGCTCCTATCAAAAGTCGACAAGACCCCAAAATACTGGACTGAGATACTCATCAAACAACGTAGTCCAGTCTTTGTGGatgcatataatcaaatatcagaGGTACTTTTTCCAAGCTATGACTATTTACcccaatttttaaaaatgatttctCTATGTGGGAGCTTTCCGTCCATATGA
- the LOC131024735 gene encoding putative late blight resistance protein homolog R1A-10 — MGFKLLKVLETVKVRFYHIPTEILKLLYLRLLALICNADLPPSISNLFNLQVLIIYPYMNIKKRGVQSYMPVQIWDLEELQHIEIMGTDLPTPNTYDATLNKLITLLGVSANSCTWEVLKRTPNLKRLSIHVELKPYDDDSDETNPLSCLSYISQLQNLVNLEYSIWNPEMKYELHTIPLSMFPSHLNDLRLRGLGYPWKYMNDIGSLLPNLQHLNLKSYAFRGPMWEIKPGSFLKLTTLQIKDTDLVQWRPQHGSFPELKVLSMKHCYKLQQLDWPYDDSWIKVIELVECNPLAVACANQLKDKFSFELMARSSF, encoded by the coding sequence ATGGGTTTCAAGTTGCTCAAGGTACTAGAAACTGTTAAAGTCCGGTTTTACCATATTCCAACTGAAATTTTGAAGCTACTTTATCTGCGGTTGCTTGCCCTAATTTGCAACGCGGACCTCCCTCCTTCCATATCCAACCTTTTTAACCTTCAAGTCTTGATTATCTATccatatatgaatattaaaaagcGTGGAGTTCAGTCATATATGCCCGTGCAAATTTGGGACTTGGAAGAACTACAACATATTGAGATAATGGGAACTGACCTACCAACCCCTAATACTTATGATGCTACCTTGAACAAACTCATCACACTTCTTGGTGTGAGTGCAAACAGTTGTACATGGGAAGTTCTCAAAAGAACTCCTAATTTAAAGAGATTATCAATTCATGTGGAGTTGAAGCCTTATGATGATGATAGTGATGAAACCAACCCGTTGAGTTGCTTGAGTTATATATCACAACTCCAGAACTTGGTTAACCTTGAATATAGCATCTGGAATCCTGAGATGAAGTATGAGCTTCATACTATTCCTCTTTCAATGTTTCCATCACATCTCAATGATTTACGTTTGAGGGGGTTGGGGTATCCTTGGAAGTACATGAATGACATTGGTTCGCTGCTGCCAAATCTCCAGCATCTCAATTTAAAATCCTATGCCTTTCGAGGCCCGATGTGGGAAATAAAACCAGGCAGTTTCTTGAAACTTACTACACTTCAAATTAAAGACACCGATTTGGTGCAATGGAGACCTCAACATGGAAGCTTCCCAGAGCTTAAAGTTCTAAGCATGAAGCATTGCTACAAATTACAACAGCTCGATTGGCCGTACGATGACTCTTGGATAAAGGTCATCGAATTGGTGGAGTGCAATCCTTTAGCTGTTGCTTGTGCCAATCAATTAAAGGATAAGTTTTCCTTTGAACTTATGGCTCGTTCTTCTTTTTGA
- the LOC131026652 gene encoding salt tolerance receptor-like cytoplasmic kinase 1 → MGFVKFLKFLRLKLRGRRAAERVVALDINGEDDVGDVFSKGTLARVFAWEEIEKFTMNFSHVIGYGGFSTVYLAKLADSSTAAAAKIQFRCTQRLDEAYKQELEILLRIKHPYIVKLLGYCGDDREEGTLILEHAANGNLHEKLHNSSSSSSLSWRRRMAIAFQLATAIDYLHQNCIIHCDIKSPNILLDEHLSCKLCDFGSSKMGFASLVAPPSKSRATMLGSPGYVDPHYMRTGLASKKSDVYSFGVVLLELVSGMEALDPLTGERLTARAGPMLREAERVVEIVDPRLLSRGDFELEEARAVAALAATCLSDSPAHRPAISDVLIAMREKVPSISCLVR, encoded by the exons ATGGGGTTCGTGAAGTTTTTGAAGTTTCTCCGGCTCAAGCTGAGGGGGAGGAGGGCCGCGGAGAGGGTCGTGGCCCTCGACATCAACGGAGAAGACGACGTGGGAGACGTCTTCTCGAAAGGCACATTAGCGCGTGTATTTGCGTGGGAAGAGATCGAGAAATTCACGATGAATTTTTCGCATGTGATCGGATATGGAGGGTTTAGCACCGTGTATCTTGCGAAGCTCGCGGATTcgtcgacggcggcggcggcgaagaTCCAGTTCCGATGCACGCAGCGTTTGGACGAAGCTTATAAGCAGGAATTGGAGATTTTGCTTCGAATCAAACACCCATATATTGTGAAGTTGCTTGGATATTGTGGTGATGATAGAG AAGAAGGCACATTAATATTGGAGCACGCAGCAAACGGCAATCTGCATGAAAAACTCCAcaactcgagctcgagctcgagcctcTCATGGCGGCGACGTATGGCCATAGCCTTCCAGCTCGCCACCGCCATAGATTACCTCCACCAAAACTGCATCATCCACTGCGACATCAAATCTCCCAACATCTTACTCGACGAGCACCTGAGCTGCAAGCTCTGCGATTTCGGCTCATCGAAAATGGGATTCGCTTCCCTCGTGGCCCCTCCTTCGAAGAGCCGAGCCACGATGCTCGGCTCTCCGGGCTACGTGGACCCTCACTACATGAGGACCGGGCTCGCCTCGAAGAAGAGCGACGTGTACAGCTTTGGAGTGGTTCTGTTGGAGCTCGTGTCCGGGATGGAAGCCCTCGACCCGTTGACCGGGGAGAGGCTGACGGCCAGGGCGGGGCCCATGCTCCGGGAGGCGGAGAGGGTGGTCGAGATAGTGGACCCGCGGCTTCTGAGCCGCGGGGATTTCGAGCTGGAGGAGGCTAGGGCCGTGGCTGCGTTGGCGGCCACGTGCCTTAGCGACTCGCCCGCGCATCGGCCGGCGATTTCGGATGTCTTGATCGCTATGAGAGAGAAAGTTCCGTCAATATCATGTTTGGTACGATAA